A stretch of Pseudomonas sp. 7SR1 DNA encodes these proteins:
- a CDS encoding YqaA family protein, producing MMALSGYFGLFFAAMGAATLLPMQSEAVLVGLLLTGQYATWALLVVAITGNVFGSVLNWLLGRSIEHYRHKRWFPVSEARLEKAQRAYQRYGRWSLLLSWVPIIGDPITMIAGVLREPFWSFVLIVTLAKASRYLLLAALTLGWLGVGYSISV from the coding sequence CTGATGGCGTTATCCGGTTACTTCGGGCTGTTCTTCGCCGCCATGGGAGCCGCCACGCTGTTGCCCATGCAGTCGGAAGCGGTACTGGTCGGGTTGCTGTTGACCGGTCAATACGCGACCTGGGCACTGCTGGTGGTGGCCATCACCGGCAACGTGTTCGGTTCGGTGCTCAATTGGCTGTTGGGCCGCTCTATCGAGCATTACCGGCATAAACGCTGGTTCCCGGTCAGCGAAGCCAGGCTGGAGAAAGCCCAGCGTGCCTATCAGCGCTACGGGCGCTGGTCGCTGTTGCTCAGCTGGGTACCGATCATCGGTGATCCAATTACCATGATTGCTGGAGTCCTGCGCGAACCCTTCTGGAGCTTCGTATTGATCGTTACGCTGGCCAAGGCCAGCCGCTATCTTCTGCTCGCTGCGTTGACGCTTGGCTGGCTCGGGGTGGGTTACTCGATAAGTGTCTGA
- a CDS encoding DUF5801 repeats-in-toxin domain-containing protein, whose translation MTALALEHIMTIGEQKSLFTPTAATDLEVVATGADVTLDETAGLQNGTATPGTAGDADDNDILLTSLPSAFASRLTALGAGTATGAALSGYTGAAGNSGSNAFTLSADPGAIITDIGFVDSSGVPLDGVDSGLFTLDGISILLYTDTDNNIALGRAGGSDGAIVFAAYIEETGSPVSGGKIWTVEYAALSHPDTTNPDDPLSLQDKVFIGASQDLEFSLANAPSGQNLFLMFTAANPTTEVVDGVTRITEPTIIATGKNPADQSSGVNITTGDTVNTSQAGGPTTFGTNNQMIVEQEGIRFTFVTGARQDVTIPNLDQNEADLESNIDFTEMFDAKTASFDVVQLQSGKSAVITVSAFDTAVEAGADFINGYAGDDPVAITNVRVINISTGLVIADSDGSVTDPTLLISFVDGVATISGVKAGYQIEYSTTADHNRVLIENGAAVDAKGNNHADFDIGGFTLLQASVAKAEIGSQIIFEDDGPSITTTGTEPTLTVDETVLATDATQSFAANFTSAFGADGAGTKAYSLGVVAGACGLTDTATGEAVNLSLNGTVVEGRTAGTNLLVFTVSVDADGSVTLDQLRAVVHPDATDPNDSTSLTSDELVTLTATTIDRDGDSVQATLNIGQNLVFRDDGPSISTTGTEPALTVDETDLTSDATQGFAANFTSAFGADGAGTLTYALGVVAGASGLTDTATGEAVNLSLNGTVVEGRTAGTNLLVFTASVDTNGSVTLDQLRAVVHPDATNPDDSTSLASDNLVTLTATVTDKEGDTAQAILDIGHDLVFKDDGPSISTTGTEPTLTVDETDLTSDATEGFAANFTSAFGADGAGTLSYALGVVAGASGLTDSASGEAVNLSLNGTVVEGRTAGTNLLVFTVSVASNGNVTLDQLRAIIHPDATNPDDSTSLSADNLVTLAATKTDKDGDMAQATLNIGQNLIFKDDGPSLAFGNLIGTGSVLPQYGYWDRSAGADGLGAAGLDISLLNGQFTLVRPDNTTTTGTGTLTEQAPSPDIDGAYHFSGTLTGDFDNNADTAHTSVDYTLTAYANGSYALDLVQGFSSTIVRSSADGSLDAGGPDPVRTLLIPETNAPTIPSASEEIVFFSAKALASTTDILAGIGLGAPDPTEAALQTNPLPSYIDPTAMNVSTSGIGVGNNLLQGDNLAAIGAADESFVINPESLLTGMKIFIDNSVAGYNTATEDLYFRIFYEDGTFSNLTEVNTLTAEAGGQVSFLVEREGTAMIDAVQLTMARGAIKIPVIQFIQESESLASDIQLTFNATLTDKDGDSATSTFDANLFADEADDATFDYLLAGTGGERDAFNVDLTFTENLYQLTGFDTAGQRDSLVLNGDQGAVVQLIDNTGADSIVTVAESGGQVTTITLVGVDLLSTDIVLGSA comes from the coding sequence ATGACCGCACTAGCTCTGGAGCACATCATGACTATTGGCGAGCAGAAATCCTTGTTCACCCCCACGGCAGCCACCGACCTGGAAGTCGTGGCCACCGGTGCCGACGTTACCCTGGACGAAACGGCCGGCCTGCAGAACGGCACCGCGACACCAGGCACTGCGGGCGATGCCGACGACAACGACATCCTGCTGACGTCCCTGCCCTCTGCCTTTGCCAGTCGCCTGACCGCCCTCGGTGCCGGCACCGCTACGGGCGCAGCGCTGAGTGGCTATACCGGCGCAGCCGGCAATAGCGGCAGCAATGCGTTCACGCTTTCCGCCGACCCTGGTGCGATCATTACCGATATCGGCTTCGTCGACAGTTCCGGGGTACCCCTGGACGGTGTCGACAGCGGTCTGTTCACCCTGGATGGCATCAGCATCCTGCTCTACACGGACACTGACAACAACATCGCCCTCGGCCGCGCCGGAGGCTCGGACGGTGCGATTGTATTTGCCGCCTACATCGAGGAAACCGGCTCGCCTGTCTCTGGTGGCAAGATCTGGACCGTGGAATACGCCGCGTTGAGCCATCCGGACACCACCAACCCCGATGACCCGCTCAGCCTGCAGGACAAAGTCTTCATCGGCGCCAGCCAGGACCTTGAGTTCAGCCTGGCCAATGCACCTTCCGGGCAGAATCTGTTCCTGATGTTCACCGCTGCGAACCCGACGACGGAGGTGGTCGACGGTGTTACCCGTATCACCGAGCCCACCATCATTGCCACCGGGAAGAACCCCGCCGACCAGTCCAGCGGCGTCAACATCACCACCGGCGACACCGTCAATACAAGCCAGGCCGGCGGACCGACCACCTTCGGTACCAACAACCAGATGATCGTGGAACAGGAAGGCATTCGATTTACCTTTGTCACCGGGGCCAGGCAGGATGTGACCATACCCAACCTGGACCAGAACGAAGCGGACCTTGAATCCAACATCGATTTCACCGAGATGTTCGATGCCAAGACCGCGAGCTTTGACGTGGTGCAATTGCAAAGCGGCAAAAGTGCCGTGATCACCGTCAGCGCTTTCGACACTGCTGTCGAAGCGGGCGCGGACTTTATCAACGGCTATGCGGGGGATGACCCCGTTGCGATCACCAACGTGCGCGTCATCAATATCAGTACCGGTCTGGTGATCGCAGATTCGGACGGCTCGGTGACTGATCCAACCCTCCTGATCAGCTTCGTGGATGGCGTTGCGACCATCAGCGGTGTGAAGGCCGGTTATCAGATCGAATACAGCACCACAGCGGATCACAACCGTGTGCTGATCGAAAATGGCGCGGCCGTGGATGCCAAAGGCAATAACCACGCCGATTTCGATATTGGCGGCTTCACCCTGCTCCAGGCCTCTGTCGCCAAGGCCGAGATAGGCTCGCAGATCATTTTCGAAGACGACGGTCCAAGCATCACTACCACCGGCACGGAACCTACGTTGACCGTAGACGAGACGGTGCTGGCGACTGACGCGACCCAGAGCTTCGCCGCCAACTTCACCTCGGCGTTCGGTGCCGATGGCGCTGGCACGAAGGCCTATTCACTGGGAGTGGTCGCCGGTGCCTGCGGATTGACCGACACGGCCACGGGTGAAGCGGTGAACCTGTCGCTCAACGGTACAGTGGTGGAAGGCCGTACCGCCGGCACCAACCTGCTGGTATTCACCGTCAGCGTGGATGCCGATGGCAGCGTTACCCTGGATCAGCTTCGAGCAGTGGTCCATCCGGATGCCACCGATCCGAATGATTCAACGAGCCTGACTTCGGACGAGCTGGTCACACTGACGGCAACCACAATCGACAGGGACGGCGACAGTGTCCAGGCAACGCTGAACATCGGGCAGAACCTGGTATTCAGGGATGATGGTCCCAGCATCAGCACCACCGGTACGGAACCTGCACTGACAGTGGACGAAACGGACCTGACCAGTGACGCGACCCAAGGCTTTGCCGCCAATTTCACCTCTGCTTTCGGGGCTGACGGCGCCGGCACCCTCACCTACGCGCTGGGAGTGGTCGCCGGCGCTTCGGGGCTGACCGACACCGCCACGGGCGAAGCGGTGAACCTGTCGCTCAATGGCACGGTGGTGGAGGGTCGTACGGCCGGCACCAACCTGCTGGTATTCACCGCCAGCGTGGATACCAATGGCAGCGTTACCCTGGATCAGCTTCGTGCAGTGGTTCACCCGGATGCCACCAATCCCGACGATTCGACGAGCCTGGCATCGGACAATCTGGTCACCCTGACGGCAACCGTGACCGACAAGGAAGGCGACACGGCCCAGGCGATCCTGGATATCGGCCATGACCTGGTGTTCAAGGACGACGGCCCCAGCATCAGCACCACCGGTACGGAACCCACCCTGACGGTGGACGAGACCGACCTGACGAGCGACGCGACCGAGGGTTTCGCGGCCAACTTCACCTCAGCGTTCGGCGCCGATGGCGCCGGCACCCTGAGCTATGCGCTGGGCGTGGTCGCCGGCGCCTCGGGGCTGACCGACAGCGCCTCGGGCGAAGCGGTGAACCTATCGCTCAACGGCACGGTGGTGGAAGGTCGTACGGCTGGCACCAACCTGCTGGTCTTTACCGTCAGTGTGGCCAGCAACGGCAACGTTACGCTGGATCAGCTCCGGGCGATCATTCATCCGGATGCAACCAATCCTGATGACTCGACGAGCCTGAGCGCGGATAACCTGGTGACGTTGGCCGCGACCAAGACAGACAAGGATGGGGACATGGCCCAGGCGACGCTCAATATCGGGCAGAACCTGATATTCAAGGACGACGGCCCATCGCTCGCCTTCGGCAACCTGATCGGGACCGGCAGCGTACTGCCGCAATACGGTTACTGGGACCGGTCCGCCGGGGCCGATGGACTGGGCGCGGCCGGGTTGGATATTTCCCTGCTCAACGGCCAGTTCACCCTGGTCCGGCCAGACAACACGACCACCACCGGAACCGGGACACTGACGGAACAGGCGCCCTCGCCGGACATCGACGGTGCGTATCATTTTTCCGGCACCCTGACCGGTGACTTCGACAACAACGCCGACACAGCGCACACCAGCGTCGATTACACGCTGACGGCTTATGCCAATGGCAGCTACGCACTCGATCTGGTGCAAGGCTTCAGTTCGACCATCGTGCGCAGCAGCGCCGACGGCTCCCTCGATGCCGGCGGCCCGGACCCCGTGCGCACATTGTTGATCCCGGAAACCAACGCCCCGACCATTCCTTCGGCCTCGGAGGAAATCGTGTTCTTCTCCGCGAAGGCGCTTGCCTCCACCACAGACATCCTGGCGGGTATCGGCCTTGGCGCACCCGACCCCACCGAGGCGGCCCTGCAGACCAATCCCCTGCCCTCGTACATCGACCCGACGGCGATGAACGTCAGCACCTCCGGGATCGGCGTGGGCAACAATCTCCTCCAGGGCGATAACCTGGCGGCGATCGGCGCCGCCGATGAAAGCTTCGTCATCAACCCGGAAAGCCTGCTGACCGGCATGAAGATCTTCATCGACAACTCCGTGGCGGGCTATAACACGGCCACCGAAGACCTGTACTTCAGGATCTTCTACGAGGATGGCACTTTCTCCAATCTCACGGAGGTGAACACCCTGACTGCGGAAGCCGGCGGCCAGGTGTCTTTCCTGGTCGAACGTGAAGGCACGGCGATGATCGATGCCGTCCAGCTCACCATGGCCCGGGGCGCGATCAAGATTCCAGTGATCCAGTTCATCCAGGAATCCGAGAGCCTGGCCAGCGACATCCAGCTGACGTTCAACGCAACGTTGACCGACAAGGATGGGGATAGCGCCACCAGCACCTTCGACGCCAACCTGTTCGCCGACGAAGCGGACGACGCCACGTTCGACTACCTGCTGGCAGGCACGGGCGGTGAGCGAGATGCCTTCAACGTCGACCTGACATTCACCGAAAACCTGTACCAGCTCACCGGCTTCGATACCGCAGGCCAGCGAGACAGCCTGGTACTCAACGGTGACCAGGGCGCGGTGGTACAACTGATCGACAACACGGGAGCCGACAGCATCGTGACGGTGGCCGAGTCGGGCGGACAGGTGACTACCATTACCCTGGTGGGCGTCGACCTGCTGAGTACCGACATCGTGCTTGGCAGTGCCTGA
- a CDS encoding response regulator transcription factor, giving the protein MTSDHKKPIRVMLIDCRPLVLMGLHDLINARKPQMEVSGQASTYTNALDLADQLRPNVIFFSFFPDALDPLEVVAELTRSAEMKVLVLKGLYEAVPAAQAIEAGARGIVLAEDPTESIIRAIIQVHHRDVGMDRAWADGLSGYAASGHIPLKCNLEQAKQARLTLRERELILAIVGDPSAKYISIAERLGISEHTVHNHLSNIYQKLNLINRIDLLMYALKHGLTSNQAPPESTWVELD; this is encoded by the coding sequence ATGACGTCGGACCATAAGAAACCGATTCGTGTGATGCTGATCGACTGTCGTCCCCTGGTACTGATGGGGCTTCACGATCTGATCAATGCCAGGAAGCCCCAGATGGAAGTGAGCGGCCAGGCCTCCACCTACACCAATGCGCTGGACCTGGCCGATCAATTGCGACCCAACGTGATCTTCTTCAGCTTCTTTCCGGACGCCCTGGATCCGCTGGAGGTCGTCGCGGAGCTCACTCGCAGCGCCGAAATGAAAGTCCTGGTGCTCAAGGGACTTTACGAGGCGGTGCCCGCTGCCCAGGCGATCGAGGCAGGGGCCCGCGGGATTGTATTGGCGGAGGATCCGACGGAATCCATCATCCGGGCCATCATCCAGGTTCATCACCGCGATGTCGGTATGGACCGGGCGTGGGCCGATGGGCTTTCAGGTTATGCCGCCAGTGGGCACATACCGTTGAAGTGCAACCTGGAGCAGGCCAAGCAGGCGCGGCTGACTCTGCGCGAAAGAGAGCTGATTCTCGCCATCGTGGGTGATCCTTCCGCCAAATACATCAGCATCGCCGAGCGTTTGGGCATCAGCGAACACACCGTGCACAATCATCTGAGCAACATCTATCAGAAGCTCAATCTCATCAATCGCATCGACCTGCTGATGTATGCCCTCAAACACGGGCTCACCAGCAACCAGGCACCACCCGAGTCGACCTGGGTGGAGCTGGATTGA
- a CDS encoding TolC family protein: MDRAAVFLGGLMLATNAVLAQASETISTGVSASTFSTDLMQLYREARLEDPQILASHARAQAGQEHQREAMGALLPQLSFNAGTNRIHQDSDLVQRSYDSESYNLVLRQYLYNKTAWENYRKFQSLARQSESQALDTQAEAAVELARRYFLALAAEDELELVRAERRTTQSSLDRVNALYEKQLALVTDQLDLKARVDLLAAQELDARNQASISREALAEIVGRPVKERLNRIRDDIDLQVSTQSLEAWVRDGIALNPALKANESGVEAAGAALRSGKGGHYPTLSLNLSALQTNEGYNNSLAPRTDSYVAGIGIQVPLYSGGSTSARVRGLYQDQQVAEQELEAVRRRVVKEITNAYLTASSNGEKIAANRLALSSAQLSRVAAEKALSYGMINSVDVLASVRNEFRARRDLLKTQYDFLSNVLILNRWAGKPPADSIANVNVWLGPGNGPGEKRIDAAR; encoded by the coding sequence ATGGACCGTGCAGCCGTTTTTTTGGGCGGGTTGATGCTCGCCACGAATGCCGTCCTGGCACAGGCCTCCGAGACCATCTCGACCGGGGTCAGTGCCTCGACATTTTCCACCGACCTGATGCAGCTGTATCGCGAAGCGCGCCTGGAAGATCCGCAGATACTGGCTTCCCATGCACGGGCACAGGCAGGCCAGGAACACCAGCGCGAAGCCATGGGAGCGCTGTTGCCGCAACTTTCGTTCAACGCCGGGACCAATCGAATCCATCAGGACAGCGACCTGGTGCAGCGCAGCTACGACAGTGAAAGCTACAACCTGGTGCTGCGTCAGTACCTCTACAACAAAACGGCGTGGGAGAACTACCGCAAATTCCAGAGCCTGGCGCGACAGTCCGAATCCCAGGCGCTGGATACCCAGGCCGAGGCGGCGGTGGAGCTGGCGCGGCGTTATTTCCTGGCGCTGGCGGCCGAAGATGAGCTGGAGTTGGTGCGGGCGGAACGTCGAACCACCCAGAGCAGCCTGGATCGGGTCAATGCCCTGTACGAGAAGCAGTTGGCCCTGGTCACCGACCAGCTTGATCTCAAGGCCAGGGTGGACTTGTTGGCAGCTCAGGAGCTCGATGCCCGCAACCAGGCCAGCATCAGCCGCGAGGCATTGGCGGAAATCGTCGGGCGCCCCGTGAAGGAAAGGCTCAACCGGATCCGCGACGACATTGATTTGCAGGTTTCGACCCAGAGCCTGGAAGCCTGGGTCCGCGACGGCATCGCGCTCAACCCGGCCCTCAAGGCCAACGAGAGCGGTGTCGAAGCCGCCGGCGCTGCCTTGCGCAGCGGCAAGGGCGGGCATTACCCGACCCTGAGCCTGAACCTGAGCGCCCTGCAGACCAACGAGGGCTACAACAATTCCCTCGCTCCGCGTACTGACAGCTATGTCGCTGGAATCGGCATCCAGGTGCCGCTGTACAGCGGTGGTTCGACTTCGGCGAGGGTCCGTGGGCTCTATCAGGACCAGCAGGTTGCCGAACAGGAACTGGAAGCCGTCCGGCGCCGGGTGGTCAAGGAAATCACCAATGCCTATCTGACGGCCAGCTCCAATGGCGAGAAAATCGCCGCGAATCGCCTGGCCCTGAGTTCCGCCCAGCTGTCCCGGGTCGCGGCGGAAAAAGCGCTGAGCTACGGGATGATCAATTCCGTCGATGTGCTGGCCAGCGTGCGCAACGAGTTCCGCGCTCGACGCGACCTGCTCAAGACGCAATACGATTTTCTCAGCAATGTGCTGATCCTCAATCGCTGGGCAGGAAAACCACCAGCCGACAGCATCGCAAACGTCAATGTCTGGCTGGGCCCCGGTAACGGTCCGGGCGAGAAACGTATCGATGCCGCCAGGTGA
- a CDS encoding HlyD family type I secretion periplasmic adaptor subunit — MNPATPDRRIESPTELPTSDRKIRRLGIAIVGVTFGLFGTWAAVAPIDGAAYAPGVVTVQSYRKTVQHLEGGIVKTLLAHDGDIVQRDDPLIILDDAQLRFEYEISRNQLVATKAMEARLRAERDELATIDFGEASGPASLRAEEARQGETQVFNARRGARAGQVAVLRERIGQLQQQVKGLESMIAAKAHLERSYGGEITELGDLLKQGFVDKQRLVEQERKLGLLRSELADHRSSINRTRLQINETQLQILQIDKDFNADVVKQLAEVQGRMYDLQEKTSALEDRLSRVVIRAPDAGMVIGMTVHTIGGVVSPATPLLDIVPSVSELVIEAQVAPVDIDRIAIGKRADIRFGAFDSATTPVIEGEVSSVSADRLTQEKTGTAYYLARVRVTANGARTLGERKLLPGMPADVLIITGERTLLQYLMQPARAALSQSMIEE; from the coding sequence ATGAACCCTGCGACGCCAGACCGTCGAATTGAAAGCCCTACCGAACTACCGACCTCCGATCGAAAGATCCGCCGCCTGGGCATTGCGATTGTCGGCGTGACCTTTGGCCTGTTCGGCACCTGGGCGGCAGTCGCGCCTATCGATGGCGCCGCTTACGCGCCGGGGGTGGTCACCGTGCAGTCCTACCGCAAGACGGTCCAGCACCTGGAAGGTGGCATCGTCAAGACGCTGCTGGCCCATGACGGTGACATCGTCCAGCGTGACGACCCCTTGATCATTCTCGACGACGCCCAGTTGCGCTTCGAATACGAGATCAGCCGAAACCAACTGGTCGCGACCAAGGCCATGGAGGCAAGGCTCAGGGCCGAACGCGACGAACTCGCGACCATCGACTTTGGCGAGGCTTCCGGCCCGGCCAGCCTGCGTGCTGAGGAGGCACGCCAAGGCGAGACCCAGGTGTTCAATGCCCGCCGAGGAGCACGGGCGGGGCAGGTCGCGGTATTGCGTGAGCGTATCGGCCAGCTGCAGCAACAGGTCAAGGGCCTGGAATCGATGATCGCCGCCAAGGCGCATCTGGAACGCTCCTATGGCGGTGAAATCACCGAGCTGGGCGACCTGCTCAAGCAAGGATTCGTCGACAAGCAGCGCCTGGTCGAGCAGGAGCGCAAGCTGGGGCTGCTCAGGTCGGAGCTCGCCGATCACCGTTCCAGCATCAACAGGACCCGCCTGCAGATCAACGAAACCCAGTTGCAGATCCTGCAGATCGACAAGGACTTCAACGCCGATGTGGTCAAGCAGTTGGCCGAAGTCCAGGGGCGCATGTACGACCTGCAGGAAAAGACCTCGGCCCTGGAAGACCGCCTCAGCCGTGTCGTCATCCGCGCCCCCGATGCGGGCATGGTGATCGGCATGACGGTGCACACCATTGGTGGGGTGGTGAGTCCGGCCACGCCGTTGCTGGACATCGTGCCTTCGGTTTCCGAGCTGGTGATCGAGGCCCAGGTCGCGCCGGTGGACATCGATCGCATTGCCATCGGCAAACGTGCAGACATCCGTTTTGGCGCGTTCGACAGTGCAACGACGCCCGTCATCGAAGGAGAGGTCAGCAGCGTATCGGCTGACCGACTGACCCAGGAAAAGACCGGCACTGCCTATTACCTGGCACGCGTGCGGGTGACTGCCAACGGCGCTCGGACCCTGGGGGAACGCAAGCTGCTGCCGGGGATGCCGGCGGATGTATTGATCATCACCGGCGAACGCACGCTGCTGCAGTACTTGATGCAGCCAGCCCGGGCGGCCTTGTCTCAATCGATGATCGAGGAGTGA
- a CDS encoding type I secretion system permease/ATPase — MRSASENSLGKALEACRDSFISVGFFSLFINALMLVPTFYMLQVYGRVMTSGSLTTLAMLTLIMTGLVVTLGSLEWIRSRIMVHVSTRLDVLLSRQVYKASFRRALDSGGMDASAQSLNDLTGLRQFLSGNGLFAFFDAPWLPIYIAVMFVFHPWFGWVATSSALLLLMLAFINEKLTGPVLAQANKEHIGATLDTTKNLRNAEVIESMGMLETLMDRWGRRQRSVLLLQALASNRGAAISTLSRTFRLLVQSLVLGVGAYLAVDHQVGAGMVFAGSVLLGRALAPIDLIIGSWKGFTAARSQYGRLNDILRKQQAQPECMPLPAPQGHVQVENLVVTAPGSRTPIIKNISFSVPAGCMVGIIGPSAAGKSTLARALIGVWVAQHGVVRLDGADISAWNKHDLGPHIGYLPQDIELFEGSIAENIARFSAVDPAEVILAARTAGVHEMILQLPDGYDTVIGSEGVMLSAGQRQRIGLARALYGRPRLIVLDEPNSNLDDVGDRALAAALQQLKQTGATLFVITHRTNIVSQLNRLLVMNAGTISLYGAREDVLAELKAQQQRAQKPAMPASAGITCVDTGRGDTDEPCDARPSN; from the coding sequence ATGCGAAGCGCATCTGAAAACAGTCTCGGGAAAGCGTTGGAGGCCTGCAGGGACAGCTTCATTTCTGTAGGCTTCTTCAGCCTTTTCATCAATGCACTCATGCTCGTTCCGACCTTCTACATGCTCCAGGTCTACGGTCGAGTGATGACCAGCGGCAGTCTCACCACCCTGGCCATGCTGACGCTGATCATGACCGGGCTGGTGGTGACCCTGGGGTCCCTGGAGTGGATACGTTCGCGCATCATGGTCCACGTCAGTACCCGGCTGGATGTACTGCTCAGTCGCCAGGTCTACAAGGCCAGCTTCAGACGGGCGCTGGACAGCGGTGGCATGGACGCCTCGGCTCAGTCCCTCAACGACCTGACAGGCTTGCGGCAGTTTCTTTCCGGCAATGGCCTGTTCGCTTTCTTCGACGCGCCCTGGCTACCGATCTATATCGCCGTGATGTTTGTCTTCCATCCCTGGTTTGGCTGGGTCGCCACGAGCAGTGCCCTGTTGTTGCTGATGCTCGCGTTCATCAACGAAAAACTCACCGGGCCGGTGCTGGCCCAGGCCAACAAGGAGCACATCGGCGCCACGCTCGACACCACGAAGAACCTGCGTAACGCCGAAGTCATCGAGTCCATGGGCATGCTTGAAACCCTGATGGACCGATGGGGGCGTCGGCAACGGAGCGTGCTGTTGCTGCAGGCGCTGGCGAGCAATCGAGGCGCGGCCATCAGCACGCTGTCCCGGACCTTCCGGCTGCTGGTGCAATCGCTGGTACTGGGAGTGGGTGCGTACCTGGCGGTGGATCACCAGGTGGGTGCCGGCATGGTGTTCGCCGGCTCCGTGCTGCTGGGGCGGGCCCTGGCTCCCATCGACCTGATCATCGGCAGCTGGAAGGGTTTCACCGCCGCGCGGTCGCAGTATGGTCGCCTGAACGACATCCTGCGCAAACAACAAGCCCAACCCGAATGCATGCCCTTGCCGGCGCCCCAGGGACATGTGCAGGTGGAGAACCTGGTGGTGACAGCGCCCGGCTCCAGGACCCCGATCATCAAGAACATCAGCTTCAGCGTGCCGGCCGGTTGCATGGTCGGCATCATCGGCCCCAGTGCCGCGGGCAAGTCGACCCTGGCCCGGGCGCTCATCGGGGTGTGGGTCGCCCAACATGGGGTGGTCCGGCTCGATGGCGCGGACATCAGTGCCTGGAACAAGCATGATCTCGGCCCCCATATCGGCTACTTGCCCCAGGACATCGAATTGTTCGAGGGCAGTATCGCGGAGAACATCGCACGCTTCTCCGCGGTGGATCCGGCGGAGGTCATCCTGGCCGCCAGGACCGCCGGTGTCCACGAGATGATCCTGCAACTGCCCGATGGCTACGACACCGTCATCGGCAGTGAAGGTGTGATGCTGTCGGCAGGGCAGCGCCAGCGCATCGGTCTGGCCCGAGCGCTCTATGGCCGCCCGCGCCTGATCGTGCTCGACGAGCCCAATTCCAACCTGGATGACGTCGGTGACCGTGCCCTGGCGGCTGCCTTGCAGCAGCTCAAGCAGACCGGCGCGACGCTGTTCGTCATCACGCACCGCACCAATATCGTGTCGCAACTCAACCGGCTCCTGGTGATGAACGCCGGAACGATCAGTCTGTATGGGGCACGCGAGGATGTGCTGGCCGAACTCAAAGCGCAGCAACAGCGGGCACAGAAGCCCGCCATGCCCGCCAGCGCCGGCATCACGTGTGTCGATACCGGCAGGGGTGATACCGATGAACCCTGCGACGCCAGACCGTCGAATTGA